In a single window of the Leopardus geoffroyi isolate Oge1 chromosome D2, O.geoffroyi_Oge1_pat1.0, whole genome shotgun sequence genome:
- the LOC123576835 gene encoding cytochrome P450 26C1 yields MFPWGLSCLSVLGAAGTALLCAGLLLSLAQHLWTLRWTLSRDRASALPLPKGSMGWPFFGETLHWLVQGSRFHSSRRERYGTVFKTHLLGRPVIRVSGAENVRTILLGEHRLVRSQWPQSAHILLGSHTLIGSVGEPHRQRRKVLARAFSRAALQRFVPRLQGVLRREVRSWCAARRPVAVYQASKALTFRMAARILLGLRLDEAQCAELARTFEQFVENLFSLPLDVPFSGLRKGIRARDQLHRYLEEAIAEKLHEDKAAELSDALDMIIHSTRELGHELSVQELKETAVELLFAAFLTTASASTSLVLLLLQHPAAVAKIRQELAAQGLGRACGCAPGAAGGGAGPRPDCGCEPDLSLAALGRLRYIDCVVKEVLRLLPPVSGGYRTALRTFELDGYQIPKGWSVMYSIRDTHETAAVYGSPPEGFDPERFGAAGEESRGACGRFHYIPFGGGARSCLGQELAQAVLQLLAVELVRTARWELATPAFPAMQTVPIVHPVDGLRLFFHPLAPSAARDGLRL; encoded by the exons ATGTTCCCCTGGGGGCTGAGCTGCCTGTCAGTGCTGGGGGCAGCGGGCACCGCTCTCCTGTGCGCCGGCCTGCTGCTCAGCCTGGCCCAACACCTCTGGACGCTCCGCTGGACGCTGAGCCGGGACCGGGCCtccgccctgcccctgcccaaggGTTCCATGGGCTGGCCCTTCTTCGGCGAAACGCTGCACTGGTTAGTTCAG GGCTCTCGCTTCCACAGCTCCCGCCGGGAGCGCTACGGGACAGTGTTCAAGACGCACCTGCTAGGCAGGCCGGTGATCCGCGTGAGCGGCGCCGAGAACGTGCGCACAATCCTGCTGGGCGAGCACCGTCTGGTGCGCAGCCAGTGGCCGCAGAGCGCGCACATTCTACTGGGCTCGCACACCCTGATCGGCTCAGTCGGTGAGCCGCATCGGCAGCGGCGCAAG GTCCTGGCTCGAGCGTTTAGCCGTGCGGCGCTGCAGCGGTTCGTGCCCCGCCTGCAGGGGGTGCTACGGCGCGAGGTGCGCTCCTGGTGCGCGGCCCGCCGGCCGGTTGCTGTCTACCAGGCCTCCAAGGCTCTTACCTTTCGCATGGCTGCGCGCATCTTACTGGGGCTACGGCTGGACGAAGCGCAGTGCGCGGAGCTGGCCCGGACCTTTGAGCAGTTTGTAGAGAACCTCTTCTCGCTGCCCCTGGACGTACCCTTCAGCGGCCTGCGCAAG GGCATCCGGGCACGAGACCAGTTACATCGGTACCTGGAGGAGGCCATCGCAGAGAAGCTTCATGAAGACAAGGCTGCCGAGCTGAGTGATGCCCTCGACATGATTATCCACAGCACTAGGGAGCTGGGCCATGAGCTCTCAGTGCAGGAGCTGAAG GAGACGGCTGTGGAGCTCCTCTTCGCCGCCTTCCTCACCACGGCCAGTGCCAGCACATCCCTCGTCCTGCTGCTACTGCAGCACCCGGCGGCCGTCGCCAAGATCCGGCAGGAGCTGGCGGCGCAGGGGCTGGGGCGCGCTTGCGGCTGCGCGCCGGGGGCCGCGGGGGGCGGCGCGGGGCCCCGGCCCGACTGCGGCTGCGAGCCTGACCTCAGCCTGGCGGCGCTGGGCCGTCTGCGCTACATCGACTGCGTGGTCAAGGAGGTGCTGCGCCTCCTGCCGCCCGTGTCCGGGGGCTACCGCACTGCGCTGCGCACCTTCGAGCTCGAC GGCTACCAGATTCCCAAGGGCTGGAGCGTGATGTATAGCATCCGGGACACGCACGAGACGGCCGCAGTGTACGGCAGTCCGCCTGAGGGCTTCGACCCCGAGCGCTTCGGCGCGGCGGGCGAGGAGTCGCGGGGCGCCTGCGGCCGCTTCCATTACATCCCCTTCGGCGGCGGAGCGCGCAGCTGTCTCGGCCAGGAGCTGGCACAGGCCGTGCTCCAGCTGCTGGCGGTGGAGCTGGTGCGCACGGCGCGCTGGGAACTGGCCACGCCTGCCTTCCCCGCCATGCAGACCGTGCCCATCGTGCACCCGGTGGACGGGCTGCGGCTCTTTTTCCACCCGCTCGCGCCTTCGGCGGCGCGAGATGGGCTACGCCTCTGA